The Pantoea sp. At-9b genome includes a window with the following:
- the pheT gene encoding phenylalanine--tRNA ligase subunit beta, with the protein MKFSELWLREWVNPALDSAALSEQITMAGLEVDGVDAVAGAFNGVVVGEVVECGQHPNADKLRVTKINVGGDRLLDIVCGAPNCRQGLKVAVATVGAVLPGDFKIKAAKLRGEPSEGMLCSFSELGISDDHSGIIELPADAPIGTDIREYLKLDDNTIEISVTPNRADCLGIIGIARDVAVLNGLPLTAPVIEPVKATISDTFPIRVDATAACPRYLGRVVKGVNVKAATPLWMREKLRRCGIRSIDPVVDITNYVLLELGQPMHAFDLDRIDGGIVVRMAKEGESLTLLDGSEAKLSSDTLVIADHHKALAMGGIFGGEHSGVNDATQNILFECAYFDPLAITGRARRQGLHTDASHRYERGVDPALQYKAIERATQLLLDICGGAAGPVIDQTDAAALPPRATIRLRREKLDRLIGHVIADDQVTDILTRLGCEVTVSAGEWTAIAPSWRFDMAIEEDLVEEVARIYGYNNIPDVPVKASLVMTQHREADLSLKRAKTLLVDKGYQEAITYSFVDPKVQQLLHPGEEALILPSPISSDMSAMRLSLWTGLLGAVVYNQNRQQSRVRLFESGLRFVPDTQADLGIRQDLMLAGVLSGNRNEEHWDLARQTVDFYDLKGDLESLLDLTGKLDAISFRAEANPALHPGQSAAIYLHDERIGFIGVVHPELERKLDLNGRTLVFELLWNKVADRVLPDAREISRFPANRRDIAVVVAENVPAADIIAECKKVGVNQVVGVNLFDVYRGKGVNEGEKSLAISLILQDTSRTLEEEEIAATVAKCVAALKERFQATLRD; encoded by the coding sequence ATGAAATTCAGTGAACTCTGGTTACGCGAATGGGTAAATCCAGCCCTGGACAGCGCCGCGCTGTCTGAGCAAATCACTATGGCCGGTCTGGAAGTCGACGGCGTTGATGCTGTTGCCGGTGCTTTTAACGGTGTTGTCGTGGGTGAAGTGGTGGAGTGCGGCCAACATCCTAACGCGGACAAACTGCGTGTCACCAAAATCAATGTCGGCGGCGATCGTCTGCTGGATATCGTCTGTGGTGCACCGAACTGCCGTCAGGGCCTGAAAGTTGCGGTCGCAACCGTGGGCGCGGTACTGCCGGGTGATTTTAAGATTAAAGCGGCCAAGCTGCGCGGTGAACCGTCTGAAGGCATGCTGTGTTCCTTCTCTGAGCTGGGTATTTCCGACGATCACAGCGGCATTATTGAATTGCCCGCTGATGCGCCCATCGGCACCGATATTCGCGAATACCTGAAGCTGGACGATAACACCATCGAAATCAGCGTGACGCCGAACCGTGCTGACTGCCTCGGCATCATCGGTATCGCGCGTGATGTGGCGGTGCTGAACGGCCTGCCGCTGACTGCGCCGGTTATCGAGCCGGTTAAAGCCACCATTAGCGATACTTTCCCGATTCGCGTTGACGCCACCGCTGCCTGCCCGCGCTATCTTGGCCGTGTCGTGAAAGGCGTTAACGTCAAAGCGGCAACCCCGCTGTGGATGCGTGAAAAACTGCGCCGCTGCGGTATCCGCTCTATCGATCCGGTGGTGGATATCACCAACTACGTGTTGCTGGAGCTGGGGCAGCCGATGCATGCCTTTGACCTCGATCGTATCGATGGCGGCATCGTGGTACGCATGGCGAAAGAGGGTGAAAGCCTGACGTTGCTGGACGGTAGTGAGGCAAAACTCAGCAGCGATACGCTGGTGATTGCCGATCATCACAAAGCGCTGGCGATGGGCGGCATCTTCGGTGGCGAACATTCTGGTGTGAATGATGCGACGCAAAACATTCTGTTCGAATGCGCGTACTTCGACCCACTGGCAATTACCGGTCGTGCCCGCCGCCAGGGTCTGCACACCGATGCATCACATCGTTACGAGCGCGGTGTTGATCCGGCACTGCAATACAAAGCGATTGAACGTGCAACCCAGCTGCTGCTGGACATCTGTGGTGGCGCAGCCGGTCCGGTTATCGATCAGACTGACGCCGCGGCATTACCGCCGCGTGCCACCATCCGTCTGCGTCGCGAAAAACTGGACCGTCTGATCGGTCATGTGATTGCGGATGACCAGGTGACCGATATCCTGACGCGTCTGGGTTGTGAAGTCACGGTGAGCGCCGGTGAGTGGACGGCCATCGCGCCGAGCTGGCGTTTCGACATGGCTATTGAAGAAGATCTGGTTGAGGAAGTGGCGCGTATTTACGGCTACAACAACATCCCGGATGTCCCGGTCAAGGCCAGCCTGGTGATGACGCAGCATCGCGAAGCCGATTTGTCGCTGAAACGCGCCAAAACACTGCTGGTGGATAAAGGCTATCAGGAAGCGATTACCTACAGTTTCGTCGACCCGAAAGTCCAGCAACTGCTGCATCCGGGCGAAGAAGCGCTGATTCTGCCCAGCCCGATTTCCAGCGATATGTCGGCGATGCGCCTGTCATTATGGACCGGTTTACTGGGGGCGGTGGTGTACAACCAGAACCGTCAGCAGAGCCGTGTACGCCTGTTTGAGAGCGGTTTGCGCTTTGTACCTGATACTCAGGCCGATCTCGGTATCCGTCAGGATCTTATGCTGGCGGGCGTATTGAGCGGTAATCGCAATGAAGAGCATTGGGATCTGGCGCGTCAGACGGTTGACTTCTATGATTTAAAAGGCGATTTAGAGTCGCTGCTGGATTTAACCGGCAAACTGGATGCGATTTCTTTCCGTGCCGAAGCAAATCCAGCGCTCCATCCGGGACAAAGTGCAGCAATTTATTTACACGACGAACGAATCGGATTTATCGGGGTGGTTCATCCGGAGCTGGAACGTAAGCTGGATCTCAACGGCCGCACCTTAGTGTTTGAACTGCTTTGGAATAAGGTCGCAGACCGCGTCCTGCCTGATGCGCGCGAGATTTCTCGCTTCCCGGCGAACCGTCGTGATATCGCTGTGGTAGTGGCTGAAAACGTGCCCGCAGCAGATATCATCGCGGAGTGTAAGAAAGTTGGCGTAAATCAGGTAGTTGGCGTAAACTTGTTTGACGTGTACCGTGGTAAGGGCGTAAACGAAGGTGAAAAGAGCCTTGCGATTAGCCTGATTTTGCAGGATACCAGCCGGACACTCGAAGAAGAGGAGATTGCCGCGACCGTTGCCAAATGTGTTGCGGCATTAAAAGAGCGATTCCAGGCAACCTTGAGGGATTGA
- the btuD gene encoding vitamin B12 ABC transporter ATP-binding protein BtuD, with product MLMQCRGASVTGRLAPVDLELRAGELVHLVGPNGAGKSTLLNVLAGLLPATGDIHLSGQPLAQWNGVALAQTRGWLPQQQPPPGQMPVWHYLRMHVLHVTSEADLLLLQVLERLGLQDKLMRSLLQLSGGEWQRVRLAAVVLQIHPAINARGKLLFLDEPMSALDVAQQRAVDGLLAQLRAAGITIVASGHDLNHSLRHADRVWLMHQSRLVAQGTADSVLTVSQLAPLYNIQFQRIETPQGALLLVP from the coding sequence ATGTTAATGCAGTGCCGCGGGGCCAGCGTCACAGGACGGCTGGCCCCCGTCGATCTTGAGCTGCGCGCTGGTGAACTGGTGCATTTGGTGGGGCCGAATGGCGCAGGTAAAAGCACGCTGCTCAACGTGTTGGCCGGTTTGCTGCCGGCAACGGGTGATATTCATCTCTCTGGTCAGCCGTTAGCACAATGGAATGGCGTCGCGTTGGCGCAGACGCGTGGCTGGTTACCACAACAACAGCCCCCCCCGGGACAGATGCCAGTCTGGCATTATCTGCGTATGCATGTGCTCCATGTCACCTCAGAGGCAGACCTGCTGTTATTGCAGGTGCTGGAGAGGCTGGGTCTGCAAGACAAGCTGATGCGCAGTCTGCTGCAACTTTCCGGCGGCGAATGGCAGCGGGTGCGCCTTGCCGCGGTTGTGCTGCAAATTCATCCGGCAATCAATGCGCGTGGCAAATTGCTGTTCCTTGATGAACCGATGAGTGCGCTGGATGTGGCACAGCAACGGGCAGTGGATGGCTTGCTGGCGCAGTTGCGTGCCGCCGGTATCACCATTGTTGCCAGCGGTCATGATCTTAACCACAGCCTGCGCCATGCTGATCGGGTGTGGCTGATGCATCAGTCGAGGCTGGTGGCGCAAGGCACGGCTGATAGCGTACTGACCGTCAGTCAATTGGCACCGCTTTATAATATCCAGTTTCAACGTATAGAAACCCCTCAGGGCGCATTATTGCTGGTGCCGTGA
- a CDS encoding NlpC/P60 family protein, whose protein sequence is MRLMMLILVLLLAGCSHHAPPPNGRLSDSITVIAQLNDQLNNWHGTPYRYGGLSRGGVDCSGFVYLTFRDRFDLQLPRSTDAQSDIGTRIDKDDLLPGDLVFFKTGSGENGLHVGIYDTDNTFIHASTSQGVMRSSLDNVYWRKVFWQARRI, encoded by the coding sequence ATGCGGCTGATGATGTTGATTCTGGTACTCCTGCTGGCAGGATGCAGTCACCATGCCCCCCCGCCCAATGGTCGCCTGTCCGACTCCATCACCGTCATTGCCCAACTCAATGATCAACTCAATAACTGGCATGGCACCCCTTATCGTTATGGCGGCCTGAGTCGTGGTGGGGTGGATTGTTCCGGCTTTGTCTATCTTACCTTCCGCGATAGATTCGATCTTCAGCTACCGCGCTCGACCGACGCGCAAAGCGATATCGGTACCCGGATTGATAAGGATGATCTATTACCGGGCGATTTGGTGTTCTTTAAAACCGGCAGTGGTGAAAATGGTCTGCATGTGGGTATTTATGATACCGATAACACCTTTATTCATGCCTCTACCAGTCAGGGTGTGATGCGATCGTCGCTGGATAATGTTTACTGGCGAAAAGTATTCTGGCAGGCACGGCGTATTTAG
- a CDS encoding glutathione peroxidase — MSIYQTELVTLDGEKTTLEQWQGKVLLVVNVASKCGLTPQYEQLEALQKAWQSQGFSVLGFPCNQFLEQEPGSSEEIKTFCSTTYGVTFPMFEKTDVNGPARHALYSALVAAQPEALRPEGSGFYERMVSKGRAPKAPGDILWNFEKFLINKQGEVVARFAPDMTPDDATLVARIKQALA; from the coding sequence ATGAGCATTTATCAAACAGAACTGGTTACGCTTGACGGTGAAAAAACCACCCTGGAACAGTGGCAGGGTAAGGTGCTGCTGGTGGTGAATGTCGCCTCAAAATGTGGCCTCACGCCGCAATACGAGCAACTGGAAGCGCTGCAAAAGGCGTGGCAGTCACAAGGCTTCAGCGTCCTTGGTTTTCCGTGTAATCAGTTTCTGGAGCAAGAGCCGGGTAGCAGCGAAGAGATCAAAACCTTCTGTAGCACCACCTACGGCGTCACGTTCCCCATGTTTGAAAAGACCGATGTGAATGGTCCGGCGCGCCACGCACTGTACAGCGCCCTGGTGGCGGCCCAGCCGGAAGCGCTGCGTCCGGAAGGCAGCGGTTTTTATGAGCGTATGGTGAGCAAAGGCCGTGCGCCGAAAGCACCGGGCGATATCCTGTGGAATTTCGAAAAATTCCTGATCAATAAGCAAGGTGAAGTGGTTGCGCGTTTCGCGCCGGATATGACGCCGGACGATGCCACCTTGGTTGCCCGTATTAAACAGGCCCTGGCGTAA
- a CDS encoding protein adenylyltransferase SelO — MQFTNSWQRELPGFYTALAPTPLQGGRLLYHNAPLATTMALDPSLFSGDGHGVWFGQALLPGMAPLAQVYSGHQFGVWAGQLGDGRGILLGEQQLADGRKLDWHLKGAGLTPYSRMGDGRAVIRSTVREFLASEALHHLGIPTTRALSLAVGEEPVLRETQERGAMLMRIAESHLRFGHFEHFYYGGEPDKVRQLADYAIRHHWPMLQEEADRYLLWFTDIVKRTASLIAQWQSVGFAHGVMNTDNMSLLGLTIDYGPYGFLDDYQPNFICNHSDYQGRYAFDNQPAVGLWNLNRLAHALSGLMSTEQLKQALSHYEPELMRVWGERMRAKLGLLTPEANDNEILTGLLALMTQEHSDYTLTFRLLSETQQQQTRSPLRDEFIDRDAFDRWYDGYRQRLLRDEASDETRQQVMKAANPALVLRNYLAQQVIEEVERGETAALERLHLALQQPFSDEAVSAELRQRPPEWGKTLEVSCSS, encoded by the coding sequence ATGCAGTTTACCAATAGCTGGCAGCGTGAGTTGCCGGGATTCTATACCGCCCTGGCCCCAACCCCGTTGCAGGGAGGGCGTCTGCTGTACCACAACGCGCCGCTGGCAACGACCATGGCGCTCGACCCGTCGCTGTTCAGCGGGGACGGCCATGGTGTCTGGTTCGGGCAAGCGTTGCTGCCGGGCATGGCACCGTTGGCACAGGTGTACAGCGGGCACCAGTTTGGCGTCTGGGCCGGACAATTGGGCGATGGGCGGGGCATTCTGCTGGGTGAACAGCAACTGGCGGACGGACGTAAGCTGGACTGGCACCTGAAAGGGGCAGGGCTGACCCCCTATTCACGCATGGGGGATGGTCGCGCGGTGATCCGCTCCACGGTGCGTGAATTTCTCGCTTCGGAAGCCTTACATCATCTGGGCATCCCCACCACGCGTGCGCTATCCCTGGCGGTGGGCGAGGAACCTGTGCTGCGTGAGACGCAGGAACGTGGCGCGATGCTGATGCGCATTGCTGAGAGTCATCTGCGCTTTGGTCATTTTGAGCATTTCTACTATGGTGGCGAGCCAGACAAGGTTCGTCAGCTGGCCGATTATGCCATCCGCCATCACTGGCCAATGTTGCAGGAGGAGGCGGATCGCTATCTGCTGTGGTTCACCGATATTGTGAAGCGCACCGCCAGTTTAATCGCTCAGTGGCAGAGTGTCGGGTTCGCCCACGGGGTGATGAATACCGATAATATGTCGCTGCTGGGGCTGACCATCGACTACGGCCCTTACGGCTTCCTCGACGATTATCAGCCCAACTTTATCTGCAATCACAGCGATTATCAGGGGCGCTACGCTTTCGATAATCAGCCTGCGGTCGGCTTATGGAATCTTAATCGTCTGGCACATGCGTTGTCCGGCTTAATGAGCACCGAGCAATTGAAACAGGCGCTGAGCCATTATGAACCGGAGCTGATGCGCGTCTGGGGAGAAAGAATGCGCGCCAAACTCGGATTGCTCACCCCGGAGGCCAATGACAACGAAATCCTTACCGGATTGCTGGCACTGATGACCCAGGAGCACAGCGACTATACCCTGACATTCCGTCTGCTCAGTGAGACGCAACAGCAGCAGACGCGTTCGCCATTGCGGGACGAATTTATCGATCGCGATGCTTTTGACCGCTGGTATGACGGCTATCGTCAGCGTCTGTTGCGGGATGAAGCCAGTGATGAAACACGCCAGCAAGTGATGAAAGCGGCCAACCCGGCCTTGGTGTTGCGCAACTATCTTGCTCAGCAGGTGATTGAAGAGGTTGAACGTGGTGAAACCGCTGCCCTGGAACGCTTGCATCTGGCATTGCAGCAGCCGTTTAGCGATGAGGCCGTCAGCGCGGAGTTGCGCCAACGGCCACCGGAGTGGGGAAAAACGCTGGAAGTGAGTTGCTCCAGCTAA
- the btuC gene encoding vitamin B12 ABC transporter permease BtuC: protein MTLLDQLARQADRRSQRWLIALGALLIILMVVSLCAGDSWISPLHWFSGEGDLFVWQLRLPRTLAVLLVGAALAVCGVVMQALFNNPLAEPGLLGVSNGAGIGLVLGVMLGNGSLWSLALAAMAGALLITLILLHFAHRHLSVSRLLLTGVALGIICSAIMTWAVYFSTSLDLRQLMYWMMGGFSGIDWRYGWMMLALIPAILALIATARVLNLLALGETSARQLGLPMLLWRNLLVLTMGWLVGVSVAMAGAIGFVGLVIPHLLRLSGFSDHRYLLPAAALAGAVVLLAADIIARLVLTSAELPIGVVTATLGAPLFIVLLVKSSR from the coding sequence ATGACTCTGCTGGATCAGCTTGCCCGCCAGGCAGACCGCCGCAGCCAGCGCTGGCTTATTGCTCTGGGCGCGTTACTGATTATCCTGATGGTGGTAAGCCTGTGTGCCGGTGATAGCTGGATTTCACCGCTGCACTGGTTCTCAGGCGAGGGTGACCTGTTCGTCTGGCAATTACGTCTGCCGCGTACTCTCGCAGTACTGCTGGTGGGGGCGGCGTTGGCCGTTTGCGGCGTGGTGATGCAGGCGCTGTTCAACAATCCGCTGGCCGAACCAGGCTTGCTCGGCGTATCTAATGGCGCGGGTATTGGCCTGGTGCTGGGCGTGATGCTCGGCAACGGTTCCTTGTGGAGCCTCGCGCTGGCGGCAATGGCTGGGGCGCTATTGATCACCCTGATCCTGCTGCACTTCGCCCATCGTCATCTGTCGGTCAGCCGCTTGCTGCTGACAGGTGTTGCATTGGGGATTATTTGCAGTGCGATAATGACCTGGGCGGTGTACTTCAGCACCAGCCTCGATCTACGCCAACTGATGTACTGGATGATGGGTGGGTTTAGCGGCATCGACTGGCGCTATGGCTGGATGATGTTGGCGCTGATCCCGGCCATCCTGGCCCTGATTGCGACGGCACGGGTCCTCAACCTGTTGGCCTTGGGGGAGACTTCAGCGCGTCAGTTGGGCCTGCCAATGCTGCTGTGGCGCAACCTGCTGGTGCTGACCATGGGTTGGTTGGTGGGCGTCAGCGTGGCGATGGCCGGTGCCATAGGCTTTGTCGGGTTGGTTATCCCGCATCTGTTACGCCTCAGTGGTTTCAGCGATCATCGCTATCTGCTCCCGGCAGCCGCGCTGGCAGGAGCCGTGGTATTGTTGGCGGCGGACATTATCGCCCGGCTGGTTCTGACCTCGGCTGAGCTGCCCATCGGCGTGGTGACTGCCACGCTCGGTGCGCCACTGTTTATCGTGTTATTAGTAAAATCCTCGCGCTAG
- a CDS encoding pyruvate, water dikinase regulatory protein — protein sequence MSTERSVFYISDGTAITAEVLGHAVLSQFPVNTNSVTLPFVENVQRAQAVKAQINALYQQSGVRPLVFFSIVTPDVREIILESEGFCQDIVQALVGPLQSELGVSSMPVAHRTHGLTASNLGKYDARIAAIDYTLAHDDGISLRGLEDAQVILLGVSRCGKTPTSLYLAMQFGVRAANYPFIADDMDNLKLPPALRAHQHKLFGLTIDPERLAAIRQERAENTRYASLRQCRLEVGEVEALFRTHQIRYLNSTNYSVEEIATKILDIMGLTRRMY from the coding sequence ATGAGCACCGAACGTAGCGTGTTTTACATCTCCGATGGCACCGCCATTACCGCTGAAGTCCTCGGCCATGCGGTGTTGTCACAATTCCCGGTCAACACCAATAGCGTTACCCTGCCATTCGTCGAAAATGTGCAGCGTGCTCAAGCGGTTAAAGCCCAGATTAATGCACTCTATCAACAGAGCGGTGTGCGTCCGCTGGTGTTCTTCTCCATCGTGACGCCCGATGTCCGGGAAATTATTCTGGAGAGCGAAGGTTTCTGTCAGGATATTGTCCAGGCGCTGGTTGGCCCGTTGCAGAGCGAATTAGGGGTGTCTTCCATGCCCGTCGCCCACCGTACTCATGGGCTGACGGCGAGTAATCTGGGTAAATACGATGCGCGCATCGCCGCGATTGATTATACCCTGGCTCACGATGACGGCATCTCACTGCGCGGCCTTGAGGACGCTCAGGTCATTCTGCTCGGCGTGTCACGTTGCGGTAAAACCCCCACCAGCCTGTATCTGGCGATGCAGTTTGGCGTCCGGGCCGCTAACTATCCTTTTATTGCCGATGATATGGATAACCTGAAACTGCCGCCAGCCCTGCGCGCCCATCAGCATAAGCTGTTTGGTCTGACCATCGACCCCGAGCGACTGGCCGCCATTCGTCAGGAGCGTGCGGAAAATACGCGTTATGCCTCGCTACGCCAGTGCCGCCTGGAGGTGGGTGAAGTTGAAGCCCTGTTCCGCACCCATCAGATTCGCTATCTCAACAGTACCAACTACTCGGTGGAAGAGATCGCCACCAAAATTCTCGACATTATGGGCCTGACGCGCCGCATGTATTGA
- a CDS encoding 3-deoxy-7-phosphoheptulonate synthase, translating to MNKTDELRTARIGSLIMPAALAQQHPISADIAATVTAARQRIARILTGEDRRLLVIIGPCSLHDPKAALEYAQRLNVLREQYQDRLEIVMRAYFEKPRTVIGWKGLISDPDLDGSFDVNRGIAIARQLLIDINAIGMPTATEFLDMVIGQFIADLISWGAIGARTTESQIHREMASALSCPVGFKNGTDGNVQIAVDAIRASRASHMFLSPDKNGQMTIYQTSGNPHGHVILRGGRQPNYHADDVAAAAANLRDFNLPEQLVIDFSHANCQKQHRRQRDVAEDVAAQIRAGSRAVAGVMIESFLQEGNQKVVSGEPLVYGQSITDPCLGWDDSADVLARLAAAVDSRF from the coding sequence ATGAACAAAACTGATGAACTGCGTACCGCGCGCATCGGCAGCCTGATAATGCCCGCCGCGTTAGCACAACAGCACCCTATTTCGGCCGACATTGCCGCCACCGTGACCGCTGCGCGCCAGCGAATTGCCCGTATTCTCACCGGAGAAGATCGCCGCCTGTTGGTGATTATCGGCCCTTGCTCACTGCACGATCCCAAAGCCGCGCTGGAGTACGCACAGCGTCTGAATGTCCTGCGCGAACAGTACCAGGACAGGCTGGAAATCGTCATGCGCGCCTATTTTGAAAAACCACGTACCGTGATTGGCTGGAAAGGCTTGATCTCTGATCCGGATTTAGATGGCAGCTTTGATGTGAATCGTGGCATCGCTATTGCCCGCCAGTTGCTGATTGATATCAACGCGATCGGTATGCCGACCGCCACCGAATTCCTCGATATGGTGATCGGCCAGTTTATTGCTGATCTGATCAGCTGGGGTGCCATCGGCGCGCGCACCACTGAAAGCCAGATCCACCGTGAAATGGCGTCAGCGCTGTCTTGCCCGGTTGGTTTTAAAAATGGCACCGACGGCAACGTCCAGATCGCTGTGGATGCGATTCGTGCGTCGCGCGCCAGCCATATGTTCCTGTCCCCTGATAAGAACGGTCAGATGACCATCTATCAGACCAGTGGCAACCCGCATGGTCATGTCATTCTGCGTGGCGGCCGCCAGCCCAACTATCACGCGGATGACGTGGCAGCAGCAGCGGCGAATCTGCGTGATTTTAATCTGCCGGAACAGTTGGTCATTGATTTCAGCCACGCCAACTGCCAGAAACAGCATCGCCGTCAGCGTGATGTAGCAGAAGATGTGGCCGCGCAAATCCGCGCCGGTTCACGCGCGGTGGCTGGCGTGATGATTGAAAGCTTCCTACAGGAAGGCAATCAGAAAGTGGTCAGCGGCGAACCGCTGGTGTACGGCCAGTCAATTACCGATCCTTGCCTCGGCTGGGACGACAGTGCAGACGTGCTGGCACGCCTGGCGGCTGCCGTCGACAGCCGTTTCTGA
- a CDS encoding DUF2502 domain-containing protein: MKKTALLLSILLGMPLLASANVSVNINTPGVSIHIGDQDKRGYFWDGYDWRSPSWWKQHHNQRVGMKGPHGYWNGNGWQTQHPGNKEPQKRPPQHNNQPQQNHDKRDNHNGQPIPPRN; the protein is encoded by the coding sequence ATGAAAAAGACAGCACTTTTATTAAGCATCCTGTTAGGCATGCCGCTGCTCGCCAGTGCGAATGTTTCCGTAAACATCAACACACCGGGCGTATCGATTCATATTGGTGATCAGGATAAACGCGGTTACTTCTGGGATGGTTACGACTGGCGTTCACCTTCATGGTGGAAACAGCATCACAACCAGCGTGTGGGGATGAAAGGTCCGCACGGTTACTGGAACGGTAATGGCTGGCAGACACAGCATCCGGGTAACAAAGAACCGCAGAAGCGCCCGCCACAGCACAACAACCAGCCGCAGCAGAATCACGACAAACGTGATAACCACAACGGCCAACCGATCCCTCCGCGTAATTAA
- the ihfA gene encoding integration host factor subunit alpha, producing the protein MALTKAEMSEYLFEKLGLSKRDAKELVELFFEEVRRALENGEQVKLSGFGNFDLRDKNQRPGRNPKTGEDIPITARRVVTFRPGQKLKSRVENATPKDAD; encoded by the coding sequence ATGGCGCTTACAAAAGCTGAAATGTCAGAGTACCTGTTTGAAAAGCTCGGGCTGAGCAAACGCGACGCCAAAGAGTTGGTCGAGCTATTTTTTGAAGAGGTTCGCCGCGCGTTGGAAAACGGAGAACAGGTTAAACTGTCCGGATTTGGTAATTTTGATCTGCGTGACAAAAACCAGCGTCCGGGCAGAAACCCAAAAACCGGGGAAGATATTCCGATCACTGCCCGTCGGGTGGTGACCTTCCGTCCCGGTCAGAAGTTGAAAAGCCGCGTCGAGAATGCGACACCCAAGGATGCTGACTAA
- a CDS encoding EAL domain-containing protein translates to MKVHLSADYQSETWFYPAYSLAGQLTAVELVTQFVHDSAPITLPQDLLLPQLDDAQQLRLLQSQLTLLEKYREFFELNQITALVRIDDSMAVTLLESEFLLRKFKQLPFIVLDVSETFPQLSQGKSHPLLSALKSEFRLSLSQFGAGKAPATAVYDNLFSVLKMDKNFIQALAKRASFIPFIQTLIDNFTSDSTQIIICGIDDAAMLEKVTALSGAHLQGSLFPVVKAERLHDLIYPDVTLNSPLQQ, encoded by the coding sequence ATGAAAGTTCATTTATCTGCCGACTATCAGTCGGAAACCTGGTTTTATCCAGCCTATTCTCTGGCGGGCCAGTTAACTGCGGTTGAACTGGTTACGCAATTTGTCCACGACAGCGCGCCTATCACGCTGCCGCAGGATTTGCTGTTGCCGCAATTAGACGACGCTCAACAACTGCGTTTGCTTCAGAGCCAGCTGACATTACTGGAAAAGTACCGCGAGTTTTTTGAGTTAAATCAAATTACCGCGTTGGTTCGTATTGATGATTCTATGGCAGTGACACTGCTTGAAAGTGAATTTCTGTTAAGGAAATTTAAACAACTGCCGTTTATTGTATTGGATGTCAGCGAGACTTTCCCTCAATTATCGCAGGGTAAATCACATCCACTTTTGAGTGCGCTAAAAAGTGAATTTCGTTTATCACTTTCGCAATTTGGTGCAGGTAAAGCACCGGCGACGGCGGTTTACGATAATCTTTTTAGTGTACTGAAAATGGACAAAAACTTTATTCAGGCGCTGGCAAAACGTGCATCTTTTATACCCTTTATTCAGACGCTTATCGACAATTTCACCAGCGATAGCACGCAGATTATTATTTGCGGCATTGATGATGCAGCGATGCTGGAGAAAGTGACGGCGCTTAGCGGTGCACATTTGCAGGGTAGCCTGTTTCCGGTGGTCAAAGCGGAACGCTTGCATGACCTGATTTATCCCGACGTGACTCTTAATTCTCCGTTGCAGCAGTAA